From the Leptospira biflexa serovar Patoc strain 'Patoc 1 (Paris)' genome, one window contains:
- a CDS encoding penicillin-binding protein activator LpoB, with protein sequence MKQILFSFLLVGFLFQCSSSPKRLDNADDYISDSGGLTSQELVKAAEKLAGQIGEYFKENPHEEGVFVAHFPTRNDTSEQIQTELFDNAFVSKLIKNKIYTVRTKNREQSLNEIQFSLSGLTSNRLSIGKLKSPNFFVRCDINENMFTSNGEKIVEQSINIELVEVETTIAVWSEKVSYRKLAVRGNKGVSW encoded by the coding sequence ATGAAACAAATTCTATTCTCCTTTCTCTTAGTAGGATTCTTATTCCAATGCAGTAGCAGTCCCAAAAGACTCGACAATGCTGATGATTATATCTCCGACTCAGGTGGACTCACAAGCCAAGAATTGGTGAAAGCGGCCGAAAAATTAGCCGGTCAAATTGGGGAGTACTTCAAAGAAAACCCACATGAAGAAGGTGTTTTTGTGGCACACTTCCCTACGCGAAACGATACATCCGAACAAATCCAAACGGAACTTTTTGACAATGCGTTTGTTTCCAAACTCATCAAAAACAAAATTTACACAGTCCGTACAAAAAACAGAGAACAATCACTCAACGAAATCCAGTTCAGCTTGTCTGGTCTCACATCCAATCGACTTTCCATTGGGAAACTCAAATCTCCTAACTTTTTTGTTCGATGTGACATCAATGAAAACATGTTCACTTCCAACGGTGAAAAAATTGTAGAACAGTCGATCAACATCGAACTTGTAGAAGTGGAAACTACCATTGCCGTTTGGTCAGAAAAAGTATCTTACCGAAAATTAGCAGTTCGAGGTAATAAAGGGGTTAGTTGGTAA
- a CDS encoding caspase family protein, producing MMFSLRNIFVCILSAYLIGLPVFAQNRYALFIGTNYKGNTAKIPELNLCEADANFLKEKIQKKGNFKDIKVLLGSMVTRENVKNAITQLGKVVGKEDSVFLYFSGHGMYMKDAKAKNGMRNYLICYDRPHISDEELNEFLTEIKSPKTVLVMDCCYSGGIAKKGKNTRGAAEIPIAQGNDGVVRQNAEDYFFQDKAVISSSDDDQTSIEVGGTINHGIFTYNFGNALEKADLNKDSVVTALEAFFVAKEETVKMARQFNHEQTPQVSGNAAGIFLSGAPKPQTPPPKPPNVVVNVPITPVETTTPTNTQTTTPVAPEPEPTPANETTVVIPPITEVEPPAPPSVSTGNILIRTSIIRDKSYGGAATKSPYDLLNKQGKLKSSKPEEKIRAIKVLVDDQEYKAQVTTEKSKIWGSISRNGTLIPGDIYNVKIDNLPAGVHQIEIRADNYPIYKTATAVIPKQTVTVDAMSSMDGFGAIRGRVFFKTLDNPIEKHPIYMPTVVSTNQIFKVTTDKDGYFWFTNLKPGKYEIRASFMEEMKLENSEIVVKPGEVTTVEIILNKKLSYTKTKYQP from the coding sequence ATCATGTTTTCGTTACGAAACATATTTGTTTGTATTCTATCTGCCTATCTCATCGGATTACCGGTGTTTGCGCAGAACCGTTATGCGTTGTTCATAGGAACGAACTACAAAGGGAACACAGCGAAAATCCCTGAGTTGAATCTCTGTGAAGCAGATGCGAATTTTTTAAAAGAGAAAATCCAAAAAAAGGGAAACTTTAAGGATATCAAAGTCCTGTTAGGTTCCATGGTGACTCGAGAGAATGTCAAAAATGCAATCACCCAATTAGGAAAAGTAGTTGGGAAAGAGGATTCCGTATTTTTATACTTCTCTGGCCACGGGATGTACATGAAAGATGCGAAGGCCAAAAATGGCATGCGTAACTATTTGATTTGTTACGATCGCCCGCATATTTCCGACGAAGAACTCAATGAATTTTTAACCGAAATCAAATCTCCAAAAACAGTCCTTGTGATGGACTGTTGTTATTCGGGTGGGATTGCTAAAAAAGGGAAAAATACTCGCGGTGCCGCAGAAATCCCGATTGCCCAAGGTAATGATGGGGTTGTCCGACAAAACGCGGAAGATTATTTTTTCCAAGACAAAGCAGTGATCTCTTCCTCAGATGATGACCAAACTTCCATAGAAGTGGGGGGAACCATCAACCATGGAATCTTCACATATAATTTTGGAAATGCATTAGAGAAAGCGGACTTAAACAAAGACAGTGTGGTCACTGCCTTAGAAGCCTTCTTTGTCGCCAAAGAAGAAACAGTGAAAATGGCGCGCCAGTTCAACCACGAACAAACACCCCAAGTTTCAGGGAATGCCGCCGGGATTTTCCTCTCGGGAGCTCCGAAACCTCAAACGCCTCCACCAAAACCACCGAATGTGGTCGTGAACGTTCCCATCACTCCAGTGGAGACCACGACACCGACCAATACACAAACCACAACCCCTGTGGCCCCAGAGCCCGAGCCAACTCCTGCAAACGAAACAACGGTGGTCATCCCTCCGATCACAGAAGTGGAACCACCAGCACCACCTTCAGTGTCCACAGGGAATATCCTCATCCGAACTTCGATCATCAGAGACAAATCCTATGGGGGAGCGGCCACAAAATCTCCCTATGACCTTCTGAACAAACAGGGCAAACTCAAGTCTTCCAAACCAGAGGAAAAGATCCGTGCGATCAAAGTACTCGTGGATGACCAGGAATACAAGGCCCAAGTCACCACGGAAAAATCAAAAATTTGGGGATCGATTTCCAGAAATGGAACTTTGATCCCAGGTGATATCTACAATGTCAAAATAGACAATTTGCCAGCTGGGGTGCACCAAATTGAAATCCGAGCGGACAATTACCCGATCTACAAAACAGCCACTGCTGTGATCCCAAAACAAACAGTGACAGTGGATGCGATGAGTTCGATGGATGGATTTGGTGCCATTCGTGGTCGTGTGTTTTTCAAAACATTGGACAATCCGATCGAAAAACACCCCATTTACATGCCGACGGTTGTGTCCACAAACCAAATCTTTAAGGTCACAACGGATAAGGATGGATACTTTTGGTTTACCAACTTAAAACCTGGGAAGTACGAAATCCGAGCCAGTTTTATGGAAGAAATGAAACTGGAAAACTCAGAGATTGTGGTCAAACCCGGGGAAGTGACTACGGTAGAAATCATACTCAATAAAAAATTGAGTTATACCAAAACCAAATACCAACCCTAA
- the ftsA gene encoding cell division protein FtsA, which translates to MIEDDSPIITALDLGSSLVKVVIGRLVGDHEIEIIGTGVYPSTGIKNGSIVNIETTTKSIIEAFGDAELMAGQEITSVVVNVSGKSVHGFNEKGIIAVTNRERIVTEMDIMRVVEAAQAVHVPNDQQVIHVLTKEFKVDDQVNIKDPIGMTGVRLEAEVHIVSCGNTALNNIDRCVEQSGLLQMDKVLSSLASSEAILTAGEKDLGTAVIDIGAGICDIIIYVDGGIAYSSVVPFGGFHITSDISIGLKTTVETAEIIKKRYGHTRIDMVDPTEKFEIPSISGRPARSVFRQELVEILEPRVREILEMIDHELIRSGYKSSLAGGVILTGGTSLLQGIEVTAEEVFRLSVGRAKPAGLGGLVERIASPEYATAVGLIKYSSKIQNLEQRNMHSVSDGEGWMKKVRRWMENNL; encoded by the coding sequence ATGATAGAAGATGATTCCCCGATCATAACTGCATTGGACCTTGGTTCTTCTCTTGTGAAAGTTGTCATCGGGCGACTCGTGGGAGATCATGAAATTGAAATCATCGGTACCGGTGTTTATCCTTCCACAGGGATCAAAAATGGATCCATTGTTAATATAGAAACAACCACAAAGTCCATCATAGAGGCGTTTGGTGATGCAGAACTGATGGCAGGACAAGAGATCACTTCTGTCGTCGTGAATGTTTCTGGAAAATCAGTTCATGGATTTAATGAAAAAGGTATCATCGCTGTTACGAATCGAGAACGAATTGTCACGGAGATGGATATCATGCGAGTCGTGGAAGCCGCACAAGCAGTCCATGTTCCCAATGACCAACAAGTCATCCATGTACTCACAAAAGAATTTAAGGTTGATGACCAAGTGAACATCAAAGATCCCATCGGGATGACGGGTGTTCGGTTAGAAGCAGAGGTCCACATTGTATCTTGTGGGAACACTGCTCTCAATAACATTGATCGATGTGTGGAACAATCAGGTCTTTTACAAATGGATAAGGTATTGTCTAGCCTTGCTTCTTCCGAAGCCATATTAACTGCTGGTGAAAAAGACTTAGGGACAGCAGTGATTGATATTGGGGCTGGAATTTGTGACATCATCATCTATGTAGATGGCGGAATCGCTTATTCATCCGTTGTTCCATTTGGTGGATTCCACATCACAAGTGATATCTCCATCGGATTAAAAACAACAGTAGAAACAGCAGAAATCATCAAAAAACGGTATGGCCATACAAGAATTGATATGGTAGATCCAACGGAAAAATTTGAAATTCCATCCATATCCGGAAGGCCGGCCAGGTCAGTATTTCGACAAGAACTTGTTGAAATCTTGGAACCACGAGTTCGCGAAATCTTAGAGATGATCGACCATGAACTCATTCGATCAGGGTATAAGTCGAGTTTGGCGGGTGGAGTGATCCTCACGGGAGGGACATCTCTTTTGCAAGGAATTGAAGTTACGGCTGAGGAAGTATTCCGATTGTCAGTGGGTCGTGCCAAACCAGCGGGACTTGGTGGACTTGTGGAACGAATTGCAAGCCCTGAATATGCAACTGCTGTAGGATTAATTAAATATAGTTCCAAAATACAAAATTTAGAACAAAGAAACATGCATTCCGTTTCCGATGGAGAAGGATGGATGAAGAAGGTTCGTCGTTGGATGGAGAATAATCTCTAA
- a CDS encoding LIC_10421 family protein gives MKTTKIIATGILVMGLATANLHALDTNERLELLESAMIEQATTPAQKSAVSEYLANVAKEKTELAQALRERAGSTRGGKALSQMNEKKELLRRAEALEKEAKKYQTVSMDMKAESKQVAQN, from the coding sequence ATGAAAACAACAAAAATAATCGCAACAGGGATCTTGGTCATGGGACTTGCAACAGCAAATCTCCATGCTTTGGACACAAACGAAAGATTAGAGCTTTTGGAGTCTGCTATGATTGAACAAGCAACCACTCCAGCGCAAAAGTCTGCTGTTTCGGAATACCTTGCAAACGTTGCGAAAGAAAAAACAGAATTGGCCCAAGCCCTTCGTGAAAGAGCTGGATCAACTCGTGGTGGTAAAGCTCTTAGCCAAATGAACGAGAAGAAAGAACTCCTTCGTCGTGCAGAGGCTCTTGAAAAAGAAGCTAAAAAATACCAAACTGTCTCTATGGACATGAAAGCAGAGTCCAAGCAGGTAGCACAAAACTAA
- the ispF gene encoding 2-C-methyl-D-erythritol 2,4-cyclodiphosphate synthase, with protein MFRVGNGIDFHKLIHEPFRPLVLAGVEIKSEFAFLGHSDADVILHAVADAILGALSLGDIGVHFPDTDPQYKNMKSTRIIEKCLELVAEKKFKLINVDCTYVGDHPKISPIRAELNASLANITKLPLDCVSIKATTSEGMGALGRSEGVMVMATVLIESLKK; from the coding sequence ATGTTTAGAGTCGGAAACGGAATCGATTTTCATAAATTAATCCATGAACCCTTTCGCCCCCTTGTGCTTGCGGGAGTTGAGATTAAATCAGAGTTTGCCTTTCTCGGTCATAGTGATGCTGATGTGATTTTACATGCAGTGGCGGATGCGATTTTGGGTGCATTGTCACTCGGAGATATTGGCGTCCATTTCCCGGACACTGACCCGCAATACAAAAATATGAAATCCACTCGCATCATCGAAAAATGTTTGGAACTTGTGGCTGAGAAAAAATTCAAACTGATCAATGTGGACTGCACCTATGTGGGAGACCATCCAAAGATAAGTCCGATCCGAGCAGAACTCAATGCTTCCCTTGCAAATATCACCAAACTTCCGTTAGATTGTGTTTCAATCAAAGCAACCACCTCGGAAGGAATGGGAGCTTTGGGGAGAAGTGAGGGTGTGATGGTGATGGCAACTGTGCTCATCGAGAGTTTAAAAAAGTAA
- a CDS encoding PP2C family protein-serine/threonine phosphatase, which produces MYERENNLSIHTNPFPEILDDTTYNRILKDPNYWISQSLEDKIIQQISLSLDISGILYHVGTEALITNAYDLLPLDDSRIDLVEMIHRLPILIGRLTRAVYLNVKPISDQHFKFVFVYLPEYQEKWYDAVFFQGMLNGLALLFELKEFQIRMTKTKLFGIHVSHKELGEGIQFGSDANEYELEWSDDNLYLSRSHLTKENVSSRHRVMVTSRSETELEEMSIVDVRDVVGKSRELAIENRDLEAAVEVLKSFKQELEKKQHSMAKDLRLAKNIQKGLIPEIIPDWNGIQFWTGFSPMQEVSGDYYDYFPYQTDKLGVAVCDVSGHGVPAAFITALSKMLFSNFKKPKPSETFKLINRELLDLVKQQGYTTCVYLLIHSDYKVSYSIAGHPRPILFRHQTGKAEVCEGDGTFLGMFPDAGDTYRDFYLQLEPGDKLFLYTDGLTEAENDHGHAFGETKLIQLIEENANASIQETVELIMNHHREFTMGTDAMDDITLLGLQLSPKLEEFNVIKSEGDKAYHSKDYPSAVVSYEKAHQILPRELNTQLNYGKALAYSGDFEKAISMLESYNKFKTNHFKSHAILGYCYYQMEQYEKAELEWKKAYSINDSNLSNLYNLAQLYRKLNQKQKMKDVIDKMKHIEFTYLHILPLEKKWESLPNEIN; this is translated from the coding sequence GTGTATGAGCGGGAAAACAATCTATCGATCCACACCAATCCTTTTCCTGAGATTTTAGATGATACCACCTACAATCGGATTCTAAAAGATCCCAATTATTGGATTTCGCAATCCCTTGAAGATAAAATCATCCAACAAATTTCCTTATCATTAGACATATCAGGAATTTTATACCATGTGGGGACAGAAGCACTCATCACCAATGCATACGATCTGTTACCACTTGATGATTCTAGAATTGATTTAGTAGAAATGATCCATAGGTTGCCGATTTTAATTGGTCGCCTAACGAGAGCAGTTTACTTAAATGTAAAACCTATATCGGATCAACATTTTAAGTTTGTATTTGTTTATTTACCTGAATACCAAGAGAAGTGGTATGATGCCGTTTTTTTTCAAGGGATGTTGAATGGTTTAGCTCTACTCTTTGAACTCAAAGAGTTTCAGATCAGAATGACCAAAACAAAACTTTTTGGGATTCACGTTTCACACAAAGAGCTGGGAGAAGGTATCCAATTTGGATCTGATGCCAATGAATATGAATTAGAATGGTCGGACGATAATTTGTATTTGTCTAGGTCTCACCTAACAAAGGAAAATGTTTCTTCGCGCCATCGAGTGATGGTCACTTCACGTTCCGAAACTGAATTGGAAGAAATGTCCATCGTGGATGTGAGAGATGTTGTTGGTAAATCCAGGGAACTTGCCATTGAAAATCGTGATTTAGAAGCCGCTGTCGAAGTGCTCAAATCATTCAAACAAGAGTTAGAAAAAAAACAACACTCCATGGCCAAAGACCTTCGTCTGGCAAAGAACATCCAAAAAGGTTTGATCCCCGAGATCATTCCTGATTGGAATGGAATACAGTTTTGGACAGGTTTTAGTCCCATGCAAGAAGTGAGTGGAGATTATTATGATTATTTTCCCTACCAAACAGATAAGTTAGGTGTTGCTGTTTGTGATGTGTCTGGGCATGGAGTGCCAGCCGCGTTTATCACTGCTTTATCCAAAATGTTATTTTCGAATTTTAAAAAACCAAAACCTTCGGAAACATTTAAACTCATCAATAGAGAACTTTTAGACTTAGTCAAACAACAAGGGTATACAACTTGTGTTTACCTTCTCATCCATTCCGATTATAAAGTATCGTACTCGATTGCTGGGCATCCAAGGCCTATCTTATTCAGACATCAGACAGGTAAGGCGGAAGTCTGTGAAGGCGACGGGACCTTCCTTGGAATGTTTCCTGATGCAGGGGACACTTACCGAGACTTTTACCTTCAATTGGAACCTGGCGATAAACTGTTTTTGTACACAGATGGTCTAACAGAAGCTGAGAATGACCATGGACATGCATTTGGTGAAACAAAACTCATACAGCTCATAGAAGAAAATGCCAATGCCTCGATCCAGGAAACAGTTGAGCTCATCATGAACCACCACCGTGAATTTACGATGGGAACTGATGCGATGGATGATATTACCTTACTTGGTCTACAGTTATCTCCTAAATTAGAAGAATTTAATGTGATTAAGTCAGAAGGGGATAAAGCATACCATTCAAAAGACTATCCATCGGCGGTTGTTTCCTACGAAAAAGCCCATCAGATTTTACCAAGAGAACTGAATACACAACTCAATTATGGTAAGGCATTGGCATACAGTGGCGATTTCGAAAAGGCCATTAGTATGCTTGAATCGTATAATAAGTTCAAAACCAATCATTTTAAATCACATGCAATTTTGGGTTATTGTTATTACCAAATGGAACAATATGAAAAAGCGGAGTTAGAATGGAAAAAAGCCTATTCAATCAATGATTCCAACCTCTCTAACTTGTATAACTTAGCGCAATTGTATCGTAAATTGAATCAAAAACAAAAAATGAAAGATGTGATCGATAAGATGAAACACATCGAATTTACCTATCTACATATCCTTCCACTGGAAAAAAAGTGGGAGTCTTTGCCCAATGAAATCAATTAA
- a CDS encoding cell division protein FtsQ/DivIB, translating to MVDTPQEIKEKRFGRVIPILLVLSGLIALGLVFRWGRPVKPVARLEWEGLQYLSPPDLLVYLGADSESPNMGEWKDWEKKLSNHPRIHKVRITRDPDGYLLIHIEEKVAEFVIHVGSSLYEVDESLEILSRDQVLNTHLIVVSGPFSVGEQKLEGRQIFDITKEMRYALSLYPALATRISELVAERDGNYTMYLKSPKPMKVFLGDKLELNVFRKLYASLAYMEAESIKAVSIDLRGEDAVYH from the coding sequence ATGGTTGACACCCCCCAAGAAATCAAAGAAAAACGATTTGGGCGTGTGATTCCGATCCTGCTCGTCCTATCAGGGCTTATCGCTCTGGGATTGGTATTTCGATGGGGAAGGCCTGTCAAACCAGTAGCTCGTTTAGAGTGGGAAGGATTACAGTATCTTTCCCCGCCCGATCTTTTGGTATATTTGGGAGCGGATTCAGAGTCACCAAACATGGGTGAGTGGAAGGATTGGGAGAAAAAACTCTCCAATCACCCTCGGATTCATAAAGTTCGAATCACAAGAGATCCTGATGGATATTTACTGATTCATATAGAGGAGAAAGTCGCAGAATTTGTCATACATGTAGGTAGTTCTCTTTATGAAGTGGATGAAAGTTTAGAAATTTTATCCCGAGACCAAGTCCTAAATACTCACTTAATTGTGGTGAGCGGACCATTTTCAGTAGGGGAACAAAAACTAGAAGGCCGACAGATTTTTGATATCACTAAAGAAATGCGATATGCCCTTTCTCTATACCCAGCACTTGCCACTCGAATCTCTGAACTTGTCGCTGAACGTGATGGTAATTATACCATGTACTTAAAATCACCCAAACCCATGAAGGTGTTTTTAGGCGATAAATTAGAACTCAATGTTTTTCGAAAATTATATGCATCCCTTGCTTATATGGAAGCTGAATCCATCAAAGCAGTCTCTATTGATTTAAGGGGAGAAGACGCAGTTTACCATTAA
- the ftsZ gene encoding cell division protein FtsZ, producing MLYLEEEKTSPAIIKVIGVGGGGMNAVTRMVNSKMTGVDFIVMNTDEQVLLKSPVEVKIQLGNKVTRGMGAGGDPELGEKAAIEDKERIVAALKGADMVFVTAGMGGGTGTGAAPIIAAIAKELKCLVVGVVTVPFSFEGKRRAELAKQGIEQLRANVDTLITIRNDSIFQVVDKNTPFDKAFQVIDDILLNGVRGISDIINHPGIINVDFADVKTIMKDTGDAILGVGEGSGETRVSEAVEQAINNTLLEDSSIQGAKSLLINVTGGSDLTIHEWNEVSQIITAQADPDANIIIGLNEDKSLSDQIRVTVIATGFNKRGKQYQREQKVVGSEETISPMVYLRKSEEKESGFSKETEAPRGIRQTNRSFGAQKQSSPFQNYGEDYDIPTFLRKKND from the coding sequence ATGTTATACCTAGAAGAAGAAAAAACTAGCCCAGCCATTATCAAAGTCATAGGAGTTGGTGGTGGTGGAATGAATGCCGTCACTCGTATGGTGAATTCCAAAATGACAGGTGTTGACTTCATTGTGATGAACACCGACGAACAAGTATTACTCAAATCCCCTGTAGAAGTCAAAATCCAATTGGGTAACAAAGTGACCCGCGGGATGGGCGCTGGTGGTGATCCAGAACTTGGTGAAAAAGCGGCCATTGAAGACAAGGAACGAATTGTTGCGGCACTAAAAGGGGCCGATATGGTCTTTGTCACTGCGGGAATGGGTGGGGGAACGGGAACTGGTGCCGCTCCCATCATTGCAGCGATTGCCAAAGAATTAAAATGTTTGGTGGTCGGTGTAGTAACAGTTCCATTTTCTTTTGAAGGCAAACGACGTGCGGAACTTGCCAAACAAGGGATTGAACAACTTCGAGCCAATGTGGACACTCTCATCACGATCCGTAATGATTCAATTTTCCAAGTAGTAGACAAAAATACTCCATTTGATAAGGCATTTCAAGTGATCGACGATATTTTGTTAAACGGTGTTCGTGGGATCAGTGACATCATCAATCATCCAGGTATCATCAATGTGGATTTTGCCGATGTCAAAACCATTATGAAGGATACAGGAGATGCAATTTTAGGAGTGGGTGAAGGAAGCGGCGAAACTCGTGTGAGTGAAGCAGTGGAACAAGCCATCAACAATACTTTGTTAGAAGATTCCAGCATCCAAGGTGCCAAGTCACTTCTCATCAATGTGACAGGTGGAAGTGACCTCACCATCCATGAATGGAACGAAGTCTCTCAAATCATCACAGCGCAAGCAGATCCAGATGCCAATATCATCATAGGACTCAATGAAGACAAAAGCCTATCGGATCAAATCCGGGTGACCGTCATTGCGACAGGTTTTAACAAAAGAGGGAAACAATACCAAAGGGAACAAAAGGTAGTGGGTTCAGAAGAAACCATTTCACCGATGGTTTATTTGAGAAAATCGGAAGAGAAAGAATCTGGATTTTCAAAAGAAACGGAAGCACCGAGAGGGATTCGGCAAACGAACCGAAGTTTTGGTGCCCAGAAACAATCCTCCCCATTTCAAAACTATGGAGAGGATTATGATATTCCTACTTTCTTACGAAAGAAAAACGATTAG
- the nadA gene encoding quinolinate synthase NadA, producing MSLVSKDQLVQKLKPIYLPHEIEERILPLAEEIGRLKKEKNAVILGHNYMTPDVFWGVSDIIGDSLYLSKMAKETTANMILFNGVHFMAETAKILSPEKKVLIADPKAGCSLAESITREDVKVLKAKYPGVPVVTYVNCSAEVKAETDVCCTSANAVQIVNAVEGDTVIFLPDEYLAGNVRNQTSKTIISHPGRCMVHEIYTPEDIRSTKRLFPGGVTVITHPECHEDVVKEADFSGSTSQMVDFIRNSKTDKIMLVTECSMGDNLRSEFPEKEFVSTCQTCPHMKKITLEKVRDALLKEQFEIFLDEEVIRLAQKSVNRMLELSYKK from the coding sequence ATGTCACTCGTATCCAAAGACCAATTGGTCCAAAAATTAAAACCGATTTACCTTCCTCATGAAATTGAAGAACGAATCCTTCCCCTCGCAGAAGAAATAGGTCGTCTCAAAAAAGAAAAAAATGCTGTGATCCTTGGTCACAATTATATGACTCCGGATGTGTTTTGGGGAGTATCCGATATCATCGGAGATTCATTGTATCTTTCCAAAATGGCCAAAGAAACAACTGCGAATATGATTTTGTTCAACGGGGTTCATTTTATGGCGGAAACTGCCAAAATCCTTTCCCCGGAGAAAAAGGTTCTCATCGCAGATCCAAAAGCTGGGTGTTCCTTAGCAGAATCCATCACTCGAGAGGATGTGAAGGTCTTGAAAGCGAAATACCCGGGTGTACCCGTTGTGACGTATGTCAACTGTTCGGCGGAAGTCAAAGCGGAAACAGATGTTTGTTGTACCTCTGCCAATGCCGTACAAATTGTGAATGCGGTCGAAGGGGATACGGTTATCTTTTTGCCTGATGAATATTTGGCTGGGAATGTTCGTAACCAAACCTCAAAAACCATCATCTCTCATCCTGGTCGGTGTATGGTGCACGAAATATACACTCCAGAAGACATCCGTTCCACAAAACGCCTGTTCCCTGGTGGTGTCACTGTCATCACTCACCCAGAATGCCATGAAGATGTAGTGAAAGAAGCTGATTTTTCTGGTTCAACCTCTCAAATGGTGGATTTCATTCGGAACAGTAAAACGGACAAAATTATGCTTGTGACAGAGTGTTCGATGGGAGATAATTTACGGTCTGAATTCCCTGAAAAAGAATTTGTCTCCACCTGCCAAACCTGTCCTCATATGAAAAAAATTACTTTGGAAAAAGTAAGAGATGCCCTTTTGAAGGAACAGTTTGAAATCTTTTTGGACGAGGAAGTGATTCGCCTTGCCCAAAAATCTGTGAATCGTATGTTAGAGTTGAGTTATAAAAAATAA
- a CDS encoding DUF1574 family protein: MRSKFLGIGLALLFFLVLEITVRVTGIHYLEQPEIFFVNLKKNYVESGTGDADILVLGDSRSMALSGYSKDENTEYSVYNHSLPAMGPKYYRFFLEKYLTKGNKKPKMVLFAASPKLYATGYGPPLYDPDAKVVKENESIPTYINRRWNEGFEKNFFRTQTKSNVIRYSGKQEDANQILWEFFGHRYLHQFTFSELSEQYTGVERLFILSKATPLLYHSYRFHGAIRNALSQSNWKVDKQYKEKSIFCESCENIEAGLCKPSSSQLEDNLTIEDQINRHFGKYNISNRLKPELVLFSKQLIRKELDEELKHPNLNFDPNPDFVVLEDLITYAKEKGIPFGMVYMPWMKERQESPESKALLSKLIIFFQNHPDTKLFFFPDSSYPAERFVDNIHYDCRGEKRVNEEFRQFVLPQVFRFLSSKQKSN; the protein is encoded by the coding sequence GACTCGCTCTTTTGTTTTTTTTGGTTTTGGAAATCACAGTCCGTGTGACAGGCATTCATTATTTGGAACAACCTGAAATCTTCTTTGTGAATCTCAAGAAAAACTATGTGGAATCGGGAACGGGAGATGCCGACATACTTGTATTAGGCGATTCACGTTCCATGGCTCTTTCTGGCTATTCTAAAGACGAGAACACAGAATACTCCGTTTACAATCATAGTTTGCCAGCGATGGGACCCAAATACTACCGTTTCTTTTTGGAGAAGTATCTAACAAAAGGAAACAAAAAACCAAAAATGGTTCTTTTTGCCGCATCACCCAAGTTATATGCAACGGGTTATGGTCCACCTTTGTATGATCCAGATGCCAAAGTTGTGAAAGAAAATGAATCCATTCCTACTTACATCAACCGTCGTTGGAACGAGGGATTCGAAAAAAATTTTTTTAGGACCCAAACGAAATCCAATGTGATTCGTTATAGTGGCAAACAAGAGGACGCCAACCAAATCCTTTGGGAATTTTTTGGCCATCGGTATCTCCACCAATTTACTTTCTCTGAATTATCCGAACAGTACACTGGTGTGGAACGATTGTTTATTTTATCTAAAGCAACTCCACTCTTGTATCATTCTTACCGATTCCACGGTGCCATACGGAATGCACTCAGCCAATCCAATTGGAAAGTGGACAAACAATACAAAGAAAAATCCATCTTCTGTGAATCTTGCGAAAACATTGAAGCAGGTTTGTGCAAACCATCCTCATCTCAACTCGAAGACAATCTCACGATCGAAGACCAAATCAATCGTCATTTTGGGAAATATAATATTTCCAATCGTTTGAAACCAGAGTTAGTCCTTTTTTCCAAACAGCTGATCCGAAAAGAATTGGATGAGGAATTAAAACATCCCAATTTGAATTTTGATCCAAATCCAGATTTTGTCGTATTAGAAGATTTGATCACCTACGCAAAAGAAAAAGGCATTCCCTTTGGGATGGTATACATGCCGTGGATGAAAGAACGCCAAGAATCCCCTGAGTCAAAGGCCTTACTTTCCAAGTTAATCATTTTTTTCCAAAACCACCCCGATACCAAACTCTTTTTCTTTCCCGATTCTTCCTACCCTGCAGAGCGTTTTGTAGATAATATCCATTACGATTGCCGAGGGGAAAAACGGGTAAACGAAGAATTCCGCCAATTTGTCCTTCCCCAGGTCTTTCGTTTTTTATCTTCTAAACAAAAATCCAATTGA